The following are from one region of the Roseobacter fucihabitans genome:
- a CDS encoding sulfotransferase family protein, with protein sequence MSLEIIGSGFGRTGTMSTKLALEQLGFGPCHHMTEVMGNPSQPSYWKAYAEGDEVDWADVFGGYGAQVDFPGATVWHELSIAFPDAKVVHTERSEDAWWASYSGTINKFWIHRTQLDLPPPIAAVFETMDRIVVQDLIGGTDQDSAIKAYRHNNEKVRDIIPADRLLVFTPTDGWEPLCRFLEVDVPEGDFPRSHARDEFWAHFGGEPTAA encoded by the coding sequence ATGTCTCTCGAAATCATCGGATCGGGCTTCGGCCGCACCGGAACCATGTCTACCAAACTCGCCCTAGAGCAGCTCGGCTTTGGCCCGTGCCACCACATGACTGAAGTCATGGGCAATCCGAGCCAGCCCTCCTATTGGAAAGCATATGCCGAGGGGGATGAGGTCGACTGGGCAGATGTCTTTGGGGGCTACGGCGCGCAGGTCGACTTCCCTGGTGCTACCGTCTGGCACGAGCTGTCAATTGCATTCCCCGATGCCAAGGTTGTCCATACCGAGCGATCTGAGGATGCATGGTGGGCCAGCTATTCCGGCACGATCAACAAGTTCTGGATCCATCGGACGCAGCTGGATCTGCCACCGCCCATCGCCGCGGTTTTCGAGACGATGGACAGGATTGTCGTCCAGGACCTGATCGGCGGCACCGACCAGGACAGCGCGATCAAGGCCTATCGGCACAACAACGAAAAGGTCCGCGACATAATACCGGCGGACAGGTTACTCGTCTTCACACCGACGGATGGATGGGAGCCGCTGTGCCGTTTCCTTGAGGTGGATGTACCCGAAGGAGATTTCCCACGGAGCCATGCCCGCGACGAGTTCTGGGCCCATTTTGGCGGCGAACCGACCGCGGCCTAA
- a CDS encoding sulfotransferase family protein produces MPLKIIGTGMSRTGTLSSKTALEALGFGPCHHMMELFANPAQVEKWVEVARCEPIAWDTVFEGYGSQVDFPGGRVWQQTITAFPDAKVLHTERPEEDWWASFSKTVLKVWANHARLTQNMPQHIQDIFLKLTPFYIDDTFGGMPDKEMALTAYRRNNRLVRELVPADRLLVFTPSDGWGPLCDFLKVPVPAKPFPRSNARDEFWDNFEEEPAD; encoded by the coding sequence ATGCCCCTAAAGATCATCGGAACCGGAATGAGCCGCACCGGCACCTTGTCCAGCAAGACTGCCCTTGAGGCCCTCGGCTTTGGTCCGTGTCATCACATGATGGAATTGTTCGCAAACCCCGCCCAGGTGGAAAAATGGGTCGAGGTGGCACGTTGCGAACCCATCGCGTGGGACACAGTCTTCGAAGGCTACGGGTCACAGGTCGATTTTCCAGGCGGCCGCGTCTGGCAACAGACCATCACCGCCTTTCCGGATGCCAAGGTTCTGCACACCGAACGCCCTGAAGAAGACTGGTGGGCCAGCTTCAGCAAGACGGTGCTGAAGGTGTGGGCCAATCATGCGCGGCTCACCCAGAACATGCCCCAGCACATCCAGGACATCTTCCTAAAGCTCACACCATTCTACATCGACGACACGTTCGGTGGCATGCCCGACAAGGAAATGGCGCTGACGGCTTACCGGCGGAACAATCGTCTGGTTCGCGAACTGGTGCCTGCCGACCGCCTGCTGGTGTTCACGCCATCCGATGGCTGGGGCCCCTTATGCGATTTTCTGAAGGTCCCGGTCCCGGCAAAGCCGTTCCCGCGCAGCAACGCCCGCGATGAATTCTGGGACAACTTTGAGGAAGAGCCCGCCGACTGA
- a CDS encoding LysR family transcriptional regulator, which produces MAEPNWSDFRIILALAKGGSVTGAAKLLGVDASTVSRRLATAEEVFGAPLIIRGGGKFQFTAEGRAVLDAAEDMDAKISATTSSVRCMRENPAGTVRIACVQTAVHLLRPLARQVMDAFPGLHIELMSSFASVDLAKGDADISVRTIAPTDPGLVVAYSFTWGSCLYASTDYLLSSGRPATLEDLSTHQLVQYGKPLLPLRAFGWIE; this is translated from the coding sequence ATGGCTGAACCGAACTGGAGCGATTTTAGGATCATTCTTGCGCTCGCCAAAGGCGGGTCGGTGACGGGCGCCGCGAAACTCCTTGGGGTTGATGCGTCAACCGTCAGTCGCCGTCTTGCTACCGCAGAAGAGGTCTTTGGCGCACCACTGATTATCCGGGGTGGCGGCAAATTCCAATTCACTGCCGAGGGGCGCGCTGTCCTTGATGCGGCGGAAGACATGGATGCCAAGATCAGCGCCACAACGAGTTCCGTGCGCTGCATGCGCGAAAACCCGGCAGGTACGGTGCGGATCGCTTGTGTCCAGACGGCCGTGCATCTGTTGCGTCCGCTCGCACGGCAAGTGATGGATGCTTTCCCGGGCCTGCATATTGAATTGATGAGCTCCTTCGCCAGTGTTGATCTTGCCAAAGGCGATGCGGATATCTCCGTAAGAACTATTGCGCCGACAGACCCGGGCCTCGTCGTTGCCTATTCGTTTACCTGGGGCAGCTGCCTCTATGCATCGACAGATTACCTGTTGAGTTCTGGACGACCAGCGACCTTGGAAGACCTCAGCACGCATCAACTCGTGCAGTATGGAAAGCCGCTCTTGCCACTGCGCGCCTTTGGATGGATAGAGTAA
- a CDS encoding Dabb family protein: MLRHIVLVSFKPEASETQLAAWRAAVKNLCETSEEVLSFTLGTNVGSGPNHHDAALVADFENIDAFRRNVSSDIHKAYVEDHAKHVTAKLAAIQHEM, encoded by the coding sequence ATGCTGCGCCACATTGTACTCGTCTCATTCAAACCCGAAGCGTCTGAGACGCAGCTCGCGGCATGGCGGGCCGCTGTGAAGAACTTGTGCGAGACAAGCGAAGAGGTCCTGTCCTTCACACTCGGCACCAATGTGGGCAGCGGTCCGAACCACCACGACGCAGCCCTTGTCGCTGACTTTGAGAACATAGACGCGTTTCGCAGGAATGTATCGAGCGACATCCACAAGGCGTATGTCGAAGATCACGCGAAACACGTGACCGCCAAGCTCGCAGCGATCCAGCATGAGATGTGA
- a CDS encoding TetR/AcrR family transcriptional regulator, whose translation MNTKTRKYDSSKRKAQAEASREKILKCAAKLLAENHKDEFRLEDVARLAEVSVQTILRAFGSKDGLLVKTLEHEAPAALDFSIYSNIKIEDLDQLVTTLFKIYDKIGDLVIHALAHEHRSPEFQKSLDVGRDFHKALVSDAFGIHIHRRPPSERSFLFHALLTATDIYIWKILRRDEVLSFDEAVATVVLNLKSLIQEKE comes from the coding sequence ATGAATACAAAGACCCGCAAATACGACAGCTCCAAGCGCAAGGCGCAAGCTGAGGCTAGCCGCGAAAAGATCCTGAAATGCGCGGCAAAACTCCTCGCAGAGAACCATAAGGATGAGTTTCGGTTGGAGGATGTCGCGCGGCTGGCGGAGGTTAGTGTGCAAACCATCCTGCGCGCCTTCGGCAGTAAAGATGGGCTTTTGGTCAAAACGCTAGAGCACGAGGCTCCGGCCGCGTTAGATTTTTCCATTTACAGCAACATCAAGATAGAAGACTTGGACCAGCTGGTCACCACCCTGTTCAAGATTTACGACAAGATCGGCGACCTGGTGATCCACGCTTTGGCCCATGAACACCGGTCCCCAGAGTTTCAAAAGTCGCTTGATGTAGGTCGTGACTTTCACAAAGCCTTAGTCTCAGACGCCTTTGGAATTCACATCCATCGCCGACCACCCAGCGAACGATCTTTCCTGTTCCACGCGCTGCTTACCGCGACCGACATCTACATCTGGAAGATTCTGCGCCGGGACGAAGTGCTCAGCTTTGATGAGGCGGTAGCAACTGTCGTCTTAAACCTCAAATCCCTTATTCAGGAAAAAGAATAA
- a CDS encoding nucleotide disphospho-sugar-binding domain-containing protein, whose amino-acid sequence MTKYLWLSHSSGGNLPPSLGVAHALRKRGHEVVFATKPDTAARIEGEGFRGIGFKNAYTQVDKYPDMGPITRIACSLTSPDVAAEIKEVVAAEQPDAILVDAMFPAALDIAPSFGVPTSVFCHTFLWRQMDAWQGIMTKLGQLRAAAGFEPLPDMETLWTAQTRMIVTSVETLDDAPLPGWDHVTHVGPVLDNETPAQPIDLPWAADDATPLVLVSYTTTELGAPDKVQTALDGLADLEAHVVVTSSMAIDPAALTIPANAHVVRYADHNALLERAALCVTHGGHGTMMRALKYGVPMVVIPGFPHDQVPNAGLVEKLGAGLALPGDADAAALAEAAGRIMAGPSFKNSARENAKAVRDLDGASSAADVLEALVANKVTETVA is encoded by the coding sequence ATGACGAAATATCTTTGGCTCAGCCATTCGAGCGGCGGTAACCTTCCCCCCAGCCTTGGCGTCGCGCATGCCTTGCGCAAACGCGGACACGAGGTTGTATTCGCCACCAAACCCGACACGGCTGCGCGCATTGAAGGCGAGGGGTTTCGCGGCATTGGCTTCAAGAACGCCTACACCCAGGTCGACAAATACCCCGATATGGGGCCGATAACCCGCATCGCCTGTTCGTTGACGTCGCCGGATGTTGCTGCAGAGATCAAAGAGGTCGTAGCCGCAGAACAGCCGGACGCCATCCTGGTCGACGCCATGTTCCCGGCAGCCCTGGACATTGCGCCGTCATTTGGCGTGCCGACATCCGTATTTTGTCACACATTCCTTTGGCGTCAGATGGATGCGTGGCAAGGGATCATGACGAAACTGGGTCAGTTGCGCGCTGCAGCTGGTTTTGAACCGCTGCCCGACATGGAAACGCTTTGGACGGCGCAGACCCGAATGATCGTCACATCCGTCGAAACGCTCGATGACGCGCCATTACCGGGTTGGGATCATGTCACCCATGTCGGGCCGGTCCTGGACAACGAAACCCCCGCACAGCCCATCGACCTGCCCTGGGCCGCAGATGATGCAACGCCGCTTGTGCTGGTCAGCTACACCACGACAGAGCTGGGAGCCCCAGACAAAGTGCAGACCGCGCTCGATGGGCTCGCCGATCTTGAGGCCCATGTGGTCGTGACCAGCAGCATGGCAATTGACCCCGCCGCGCTGACGATCCCGGCCAACGCCCATGTTGTGCGCTATGCTGACCACAACGCACTTCTTGAGCGCGCCGCCTTATGCGTGACCCATGGCGGGCACGGCACGATGATGCGTGCACTCAAATACGGCGTGCCAATGGTGGTGATCCCCGGTTTCCCGCATGATCAGGTTCCCAATGCGGGGCTGGTGGAAAAATTAGGGGCAGGTCTGGCCCTTCCGGGTGATGCCGATGCCGCCGCGCTTGCGGAGGCGGCTGGCCGGATCATGGCCGGTCCGTCGTTCAAGAATAGCGCAAGAGAGAATGCAAAGGCAGTCCGAGACCTTGATGGAGCATCGTCCGCCGCGGACGTGCTGGAGGCCCTGGTGGCTAACAAGGTGACGGAGACTGTGGCTTAA